Genomic window (Oncorhynchus masou masou isolate Uvic2021 chromosome 9, UVic_Omas_1.1, whole genome shotgun sequence):
TAAAGACAGTGCTGACATCTCCCTCCAGTGGAGGTACATTGAATTGGAAACTACAAAACAAAAATAGACATACTGTATAGCAGTGTTCTCAATACCTGGCTGGCCACATAAATATAACATATGGCAATGGCAAGTCGACCTCTTTATCAaagtaacagaataataaacgGTAACATCTTGCTACATATTCACCCAGACAGAACACTGTGTAGCACTGGACCTGTCATCATTGACTCCCCAAAACGCACTGTATGTCAAACCAACTCATATTAGAAATAACAGTTCAAATCAGATTCAGTTTGTTGGATAAATGCTCAAAAACAGCACAAATAAGTGAACAGCACAAATTGGTTCACAACACTGTTCAGAGATCAAGGGAGTATGAAATGACATCCTGGCACCTGAGCAGAGCTTCTTTCTGCACCCCAATGGGGGTCTGTAGTTCCGAAACTTGGAAGTTGAGCACGTCAATATCCGACGCTCCAAACTTCGCCTCAACCTCGACTCTCTCGTACATGTGGAATTGCACCTGCTTGTTGGTCATAGCTATGAGCGTTCTCAGGAAGCTTTCTCTCAAAGCCGACCGTGCACGCTGCTCTTCTCCCACTTCGACAGAGTCAGTCCATGTTTCAGTCGAAGCAGAAATAGTTGTTGGACACAGCGCGACGAAACGGGTTGAGTTCGGGTCGAATCCGCGGCCATTCGGATCAGGTCCTCTCGGGAGGCGAAGCACGGTCACGAGCGTACTCATTTCGAGTTTTTGTCGCTCTGCAATCAAAAATTGCGACAGATGTTGGCATGACGTGCAAACAAAGTTAGTATATTCAATTTAAGCGAACATATAACGACACTAGTTAGTTATGTTTGCTCTGTCTTGGTTGACTGTTGACATTCACTAGCTAGCCAGCATGCTGTGTAGAGCAAAGCTAGCTAGTTTATGTTTATAGCGAGCAAAGCGAAGTCACTCGTATTTAATACTTACCGACTCAGAGTAAACATATTCTCTTTGAAGTTGGCCAAAGAGAACGTTTTATGATGGTCGTTAGAGTATGCACACCGTACATTTTGTTTACCGTCTGTTAAATGTGCCCGGAAAATGTCATGTATTTTATCTTTTAGTTCCGCAGTAGGCAACTCGATACAATCTTTGACACTGATGCCGCCTAGCGAATAAATGAGGAAGCACTCCAAAGTCGATGTGCAGTGTACACCAAGGTAGTAGGCAGGCTGTGACTGTAGTTAGGCTACTGGGGCAATGTGATGCATTTAGCTAGCCTGTTTACTCTAGTGtttgtataaaaaataaataactccTCCTATTTGATTGATCATACTACTGGATCAATGAGCTTGCTCCACTGAGAAATGTTGAATATTAAATAATGTGGGCTATGTTCAGATTCAGGTGACAATAAAAACTATGATACATTTGAATGTAAATAATTGCAGCTTATAGGGGGGCTTCAAATTACttttcaaagtgtgtgtgtgagtttttttTGGCCTCACCTGTTTGAGTGGTCGCCTGTAAATGCCCTCACCCGCTAGTACGCTCAAGCTGATTCTTAGGTTCTGATCGTCTACTACAGGACGTCTGGTAAGAATAGGCGGATGCGCTTTCTGTCTCCATTCAAGGCTTTTATTCTTCTATcttcaacaccacacacacacacacacacacactacacagtacCAAACAAATCAAATTCTCTgctataagccacctccaatatCGTTCTAGAGAATTTgccagtatgtccaaccagcctcacaacagcagatcatgtgtatggcgtcgtgtgggcaagcggtttgctgatgtcaacgttgtgaacagagtgccccatggtggtggtggggttagggtatgagcaggcataagctaacgacaacaaacacaatttgaatgcacagagatactgtgacgagatcctgacgTACACTGTCGTGCCATTCATTCGCCGCCATCACCTTGTTTATGAAACATTCATGAAACATTATTATGTTTCATGATAATACACtgtctcaaggatctgtacacacctcctggaagctgaaaatgtcccagttcttccatggccagcATACtctccagacatgtcacccattgagcatgtttgggatgctctggtgTCGACGTGGATGACAGCGTGTTCACATTCCAgttccaatatccagcaacttcgcacaacaattgaagaagagtggggcaacattccacaggccacaatcaacagcctgatcaactgtctgcaaaggagatgtgtcgcgctgcatgagccagatggtggtcacaccagatactgactggttttctgatccacgcccctactggCATTTGTATATTTTGTAAATAACCTCTTGAACCAGTCTTCATCTTCACCTGCACTGTTAAGTAAATAACAAATGCAGTATTTTTGCAGCTGATCCGCTGCTCCACTCCTCACGGTCACCACTATCTGGCCAAGTCCAACGCCCCCGACCTAgttctacaatttatcttcttaaaatctgactttaaacctaacccttaccttaattaCACTGCTACCCTtatgcctgaccctaaccttaaattgAAGAACTacaagcacatttttgttttcataattTCTTACAATTACAACCAATTTTGACTATGAAGCTTGGCCATGTAGTGGAAACCATTTTCTCACCACTCAAGAAGTTAGATACAGTAGTTTAAATATATTCACTCTGTAAGCAAATGTAACTTTCATTGCATTATCCAGTAACCACATCCACTTTTAATACACATCTTAATTTTAGTagatactcttatccagagcaacttacaatagTGACTGcacacattttcatactggtcccatGTGGGAATCAAACCTACAACCCTAGCATTGTAAGCACAATGGTCTACCAACCGAGCCACATCACATCATTACGAACCTCTTGATGTCTCAATGTGCTCCATTTCTGTCGTGTGCTTTGTTCTTCTTCATGGCGTTGGGAAGTCTGCAGGTACAAACCTAGATGACCAGCCTATGTACAATCCGGTAATGTACAGTACATTGACATTAAGTGGTTTGTAAGGATGGTAAATTAATACTGCACAAAATATGGTCgttttccatgttatttgatcaatacaaatattttatttcatgtaactgtttgaggacagggttttgttctttctggattctaTTAGAATGACAATCACAGAGAAAGGAACAGGGCAACTCAATTCCAATTCCAACTATTGAATCTTGCAAGATACCGTTCTAAAATATACAACTACCTTTTTTTTGGCCAAAGTGGAGATGCTGAATCATTTTTGGGGGCCTGCGCTACACAGGTCTATAATCGTCTGCAgctactagtaaaggcccagtgcactacttttgtggaAAAAATTATATTCAATTTTTTTATTCAGATTTTTCAGGTGGGGCTGCagcatcaattttaaccatcttccctgtccctgctgaagaaaagcaggcccgaaccatgatgctgccaccaccatgtttgacagtggggatggtgtgttcagggtgatgaacataacgttttgcattgttgccaaaaagttcaattttggtttcatctgaccagaacaccttcttccacatgtttggtgtgtctcccaggtggcttgtggcaaactttaaacgacactttttatggatatctttaagaaatggctttttcttgccactcttccataaaggccagatttgtgcaatatatgactgattgttgtcctatggacagagtctcccacctcagctgtagatctctacagttcatccagagtgatcatgggcctcttggctgcatctctgatcagtcttctccttgtatgagctgaaagtttagagggagggccagatcttggtagatttgcagtggtctgatactccttccatttcaatattatcgcttgcacagtgcaaggatgtttaaagcttgggaaatatttttgtatccaaatccggctttaaacttcttcacaacagtatctcggacctgcctggtgtgttccttgttcttcatgatgctctctgcgcttttaacggacctctgagactatcacagtgcaggtgcatttatacggagacttgattacacacaggtggattgtatttatcatcattagtcatttaggtcaacattggatcattcagagatcctcactgaacttctggagagagtttgctgcactgaaagtaaaggggctgaataattttgcacgcccaatttttcagtttttgatttgttaaaaaagtttgaaatatccaataaatgtcgttccacttcatgattgtgtcccacttgttgttgattcttcacaaaaaaatacagttttatatctttatgtttgaagcctgaaatgtggcaaaaggtcgcaaagttcaagggggccgaatactttcgcaaggcactgtatgtggataATGCATATAAAATATTTGAAGATGACACAAAAAAGTTTGAAAATGTACTTTCTTGGTCGTTCTCTTAAATAAATGGTTTAAAAAGGCACAAACATCCACATAGTAGGCCTAAGCTACACAGTAGAGCTAGCCATTCTAGGCATACTTGGCTTACACATATAACACATAACAAAACAATGGACAGGACCACATTGTCCTAGCCATAGAGCAAGACTCCCTCAGTAGATATGCGATCTCAGGCTCCTAAAGTGAGTTAGATGATGGtttgatgattatgatgatgccAGGTGACGCCAGATGCTGGTGACGCAGTTGGCTTAACGACTTTGACGTCATCCTCAGCTCAGCATCTCTGTAGCCTGTACTTCGTGCTCCTCCACATGTAGCGCCCACTTGGGTGATGcctctgctgctgctccagtgcaaaacaaacacacaaaaaaacataccACACACTCAGTCCAGAGCAGTAGTCATCCTCACTTTGAACTCTGTCATTTCCATAATGCAGTCAGGTCTCATTGATCAAGAAGCAGCTGGTGCTGAGATGCATTTTTTAAATTCAAACATTGGCCAGGGGCTAGCTACAATGGTTCCACAAGCAAAGGTTTTGAGCTTATGCCGCGGACAGTCTGTAGGTAGATTGCATCATTCTATCATTGCGCCACACTATCACAGGAGGAGATGCCGATCTATCAGTAGCCTTAACTGTTGCACAAATTGGCTATATTTTTTGTAAATGAACTGACGTGTGAATGTTTCAGTCCGAGAGTCTCGCTCTCGGGCACTAGAGTCCTGCATCAGGCAAAACATTTTTTCTGCTGGCGGGTGGTCCCTGAGTTGAGGCAGAACTTGGGTAATTACTATTGCGCAACTACATGTTGACTAAAAAATTTCAAAAAATAGGCACGGTGgtcttttggtttctctccctcttaaAACAGGAAGAAATCTACATTACCaactggctttatttaccacAGTGTGAAAGAGTGATAGACCATCTATATCAAGTGAGTTTCTGAAACAAGGAGTCCTTCTATGCTGATGTGAAGAAGACACGGAATGAAAGAGAGTCCAGCGAGGATAAGGGGAAAAAGGTTGCTCATATTTTCAAGTCCTGAACGACTTCATAAATGTACTAGTTTATTTTGGCAATCGAATATATTAGTTTAGGCTTGGCCTATTTAGGAGGCTATTACGAAACATAAAGCTACATTTGTCagcataaagctgagtgactcactcattcgTGGCAttgtagtttttttttaaagtaacaaCAATCTTTCTGTTAGTCTCt
Coding sequences:
- the LOC135546098 gene encoding gem-associated protein 7-like, whose product is MSTLVTVLRLPRGPDPNGRGFDPNSTRFVALCPTTISASTETWTDSVEVGEEQRARSALRESFLRTLIAMTNKQVQFHMYERVEVEAKFGASDIDVLNFQVSELQTPIGVQKEALLRCQDVISYSLDL